The proteins below are encoded in one region of Oncorhynchus clarkii lewisi isolate Uvic-CL-2024 chromosome 33, UVic_Ocla_1.0, whole genome shotgun sequence:
- the LOC139392818 gene encoding CWF19-like protein 1 has translation MPRDLSWQTTQQESTFAVMGEKPLKILACGDVEGSINAVFNRVRTIQKKSGQFDLLLCVGNFFGSSPGAQAEWQEYKSGAKKAPIHTYILGAASQETLRFFPSADGCELADNITYLGRRGVFTGASGLQIAYVSGREGQQDPTPAHCFSPKDLTQLVEPLISNNQFRGVDILLTSQWPRGVWQYANSPEVNTKFCGTTSISHLAYKLKPRYHFAAVEGVHYERLPYRNHVVLQENTQHVSRFIALATVNNPEKRKYLYAFNIIPMKSMEASELVKQPQDVTESPYSRMVRENTLSDPTVQEPASQFFFDLGKKQRGGGRGQGGRGRKRPSDGDGQNQGQPWDSDRQSQRLPFELDRPKQPRRPPQPSGPCWFCLASPQVEKHLVISIGTHCYLALAKGSLTPQHVLVLPIGHYQSVVELSSEVVKELDRYKMAVRTFYKSKGQRCVLFERNYHSQHLQIQVVPVPEDQFTTEDIKEAFLLQAQEQNMELMEIPHHTDLQQIAPPGTPYFYVELDSGEKLFYRIQKNFPLQFGREVLASEALLNIPERADWRACKQTPEEEEGLSKQLRNDFQPYDFALED, from the exons ATGCCCAGAGACCTGAGCTGGCAGACTACGCAACAAGAGTCTACTTTTGCCGTAATGGGGGAGAAACCGTTGAAGAT CCTCGCATGTGGTGATGTAGAAGGAAGCATTAATGCTGTGTTTAACCGCGTCCGGACCATCCAGAAGAAGAGCGGGCAGTTTGAT CTGCTGCTGTGTGTAGGAAACTTCTTCGGTTCGTCTCCAGGAGCTCAGGCTGAATGGCAGGAGTACAAATCTGGAGCAAAGAAAG CTCCCATCCACACCTACATCCTGGGAGCAGCCAGCCAGGAAACCCTCCGCTTCTTCCCCAGTGCTGACGGCTGTGAGCTGGCAGACAACATCACCTACCTGG GTCGTCGTGGCGTTTTCACTGGGGCGTCAGGCCTGCAGATAGCATATGTGAGTGGTCGTGAGGGGCAGCAGGATCCGACTCCAGCTCACTGCTTCTCTCCTAAAGACCTCACTCAGCTGGTGGAGCCACTGATTAGCAACAACCAGTTCAGAGGAGTGGACATCCTGCTGACATCACAGTGGCCCCGCGGAGTCTGGCAGTACGCCAACAGCCCC GAAGTCAACACTAAGTTCTGTGGAACGACCTCCATCTCCCACCTGGCTTACAAGCTGAAGCCTCGCTACCACTTTGCTGCGGTAGAAGGAGTTCACTATGAGAGACTACCTTACAg gAATCATGTTGTTCTTCAGGAGAATACTCAGCACGTCAGCAGATTTATCGCCCTGGCAACCGTCAACAACCCAGAGAAGAGAAAG tacCTGTATGCCTTCAACATTATCCCGATGAAAAGCATGGAGGCATCAGAACTGGTCAAGCAGCCTCAGGATGTCACTGAGAGCCCTTACAGCAGGATGGTTAGAGAGAACACTCTCTCTGACCCTACTGTCCag GAGCCGGCATCTCAGTTCTTCTTTGACCTGGGGAAGAAGCAGCGTGGAGGGGGGCGTGGCCAGGGGGGGCGTGGTAGGAAGAGGCCCTCAGACGGAGACGGGCAGAATCAAGGACAGCCGTGGGATTCAGACCGGCAGAGTCAGAGACTGCCCTTTGAGCTAGACAGGCCTAAACAACCCCGCAGGCCCC CTCAGCCCAGCGGTCCCTGTTGGTTCTGTCTGGCCAGCCCTCAGGTAGAGAAACACCTGGTCATCAGCATTGGTACACAT TGCTACCTGGCCCTTGCTAAGGGCAGTCTAACCCCTCAGCATGTGTTGGTACTGCCCATCGGTCACTACCAGTCAGTAGTGGAACTGAGCTCTGAGGTGGTTAAAGAACTGGACCGATACAAGATGGCTGTCAGGACCTTCTATAAGAGCAAAGGACAGCGCTGTGTTCTGTTTGAGAGGAACTACCACAGCCAACACCTACAGATCCAG GTAGTACCAGTACCGGAGGATCAGTTTACCACTGAAGATATTAAAGAAGCCTTCCTGCTGCAGGCGCAGGAACAGAACATGGAGCTGATGGAGataccccaccacactgacctccaacag ATTGCTCCTCCAGGGACACCGTACTTCTACGTAGAGCTGGACTCTGGAGAGAAACTCTTCTACCGCATTCAGAAAAACTTCCCTCTGCAGTTTGGCag